The Penicillium digitatum chromosome 6, complete sequence genome has a window encoding:
- a CDS encoding Poly(ADP)-ribose polymerase PARP, putative, with the protein MSNQGFKALVIAVGGTFPNLRQADLKALIEKNGATFSTAVTEDSTHLVTTEKDVEKGTTKYKQASQVVNCHIVPLSWLLDSDQAKKPLPESNYSFGQAEQASKSDEDTNTKVVDANASVPMDNKRTLRKRAVDAVSPENDAEKKTNDTKKNSANGKAAMDKKLTTKKRRADEDSGKSGSNKKAKDIQKTATTAINVPIDDGFEELGKLKDPKVYIDSAGLIWDATLSQTVAANNANKFYRVQLLAGANSKYFAWTRWGRVGEHGQSACLGNGHLADAMQHYEKKFKDKTGLKWLNRLDIPKHGKYTFLERNYEEDDEGEEQVKAEKTMKEEDDMLPQPESTLSEGLQNLMSFIFNKQNVLDTLAAMSYDAHKLPLGKLSDRTLKSGFMVLKEISELMITPTLAQEKYGLPYTDAIETLSNRYFTLIPHVFGRHRPPTLNTNAQIKKEIDLLEALTDMDVANEIMVSSKEDDDTHPLDRQFQSLGMEEMTELDHKSSEFVELENYLQNSRGQTHNMSYKVVNIFRIERQGENDRFNASPYATIPNSDRRLLWHGSRSTNFGGILSQGLRIAPPEAPVNGYMFGKGVYLADTSSKSANYCCPYNSRGMGLLLLCDAELGAPMLELEHSNYNAGEVAHSEGKIATLGKGSNIPGGWKDAGCLNPSLQGVTMPDVAMGMTEDPQSGLYYNEYIVYDVAQIRQRYLFQVKMN; encoded by the exons ATGTCAAATCAAGGCTTCAAAGCACTTGTCATTGCTGTGGGCGGGACCTTTCCCAATCTTAGACAAG CGGATCTAAAAGCACTTATTGAGAAGAATGGAGCGACCTTCAGCACGGCAGTTACAGAGGATAGTACCCATCTGGTGACTACTGAGAAGGATGTGGAGAAGGGAACTACCAAAT ATAAACAAGCTTCCCAGGTTGTCAATTGTCACATTGTCCCACTTTCGTGGCTTCTTGACTCAGACCAGGCCAAGAAGCCATTGCCGGAGTCAAATTATTCATTTGGGCAGGCTGAGCAGGCGTCTAAGTCAGACGAAGACACAAATACCAAGGTTGTGGACGCCAATGCGTCTGTTCCTATGGATAACAAGCGTACCTTGAGGAAACGAGCTGTGGATGCGGTTTCTCCCGAAAATGATGctgaaaaaaagacaaacGACACCAAGAAGAATAGTGCAAATGGTAAAGCTGCCATGGATAAGAAACTTACAACCAAGAAACGTCGCGCGGATGAAGATTCTGGTAAGAGTGGTTCAAACAAAAAGGCAAAGGACATCCAAAAGACAGCCACAACGGCGATTAATGTCCCAATTGACGATGGCTTCGAGGAACTGGGTAAACTCAAGG ACCCAAAAGTCTACATTGACAGTGCAGGCCTCATCTGGGATGCCACCCTGAGCCAGACTGTGGCAGCCAACAATGCCAACAAGTTTTATCGTGTTCAATTGTTGGCTGGTGCAAACTCAAAGTACTTTGCATGGACGCGCTGGGGTCGAGTTGGGGAGCATGGGCAGTCAGCTTGTCTCGGGAACGGTCATTTAGCAGACGCAATGCAGCACTATGAGAAGAAGTTCAAAGACAAGACCGGCCTCAAGTGGTTGAACCGACTCGATATTCCTAAGCACGGAAAGTACACATTCCTTGAGCGCAACTATGAAGAGGACGACGAAGGGGAAGAGCAAGTGAAAGCGGAGAAAACTAtgaaggaagaagacgaCATGCTGCCCCAGCCTGAGAGCACTTTATCTGAAGGGCTTCAAAACCTCATGTCTTTCATTTTCAACAAACAAAACGTTCTCGACACATTGGCCGCAATGTCCTACGACGCTCACAAACTACCGCTGGGGAAGCTGAGTGACAGAACTTTGAAAAGCGGATTCATGGTTCTGAAAGAGATCTCCGAGCTCATGATTACACCTACCTTGGCACAAGAAAAGTATGGCCTACCATACACTGATGCCATAGAGACATTGAGCAACCGATATTTCACCTTGATACCCCACGTCTTTGGTCGCCACCGACCCCCGACCTTGAATACGAACGCACAGATCAAGAAGGAAATCGATTTACTGGAGGCACTGACTGACATGGACGTTGCGAATGAAATCATGGTATCGTCCAAGGAAGACGATGACACCCACCCATTGGATCGCCAGTTCCAGAGTCTGGGCATGGAGGAGATGACAGAGC TGGATCATAAATCAAGCGAGTTCGTAGAACTCGAGAACTACCTCCAGAACTCCCGCGGCCAGACACATAACATGAGCTACAAGGTAGTGAACATCTTCCGCATCGAGCGCCAAGGTGAAAATGACCGCTTTAATGCCTCCCCCTACGCCACTATCCCAAACAGCGACCGCCGCCTCCTCTGGCACGGATCTCGCAGCACAAACTTCGGTGGTATCCTCAGCCAAGGACTGCGCATTGCACCGCCCGAAGCACCTGTCAACGGATACATGTTTGGTAAGGGTGTGTATCTAGCTGATACATCGAGCAAATCCGCAAACTATTGCTGTCCCTACAACAGCCGGGGGATGGGATTGCTTCTTCTCTGCGATGCGGAGCTCGGTGCGCCCATGCTGGAGCTTGAACATAGCAACTACAACGCTGGCGAAGTGGCGCACAGTGAGGGCAAGATTGCGACTCTCGGCAAGGGTTCGAACATTCCTGGTGGGTGGAAGGATGCTGGGTGTTTGAATCCGTCTTTGCAGGGTGTGACAATGCCTGATGTGGCTATGGGCATGACCGAAGATCCTCAAAGTGGTTTGTACTACAATGAATACATTGTGTACGATGTTGCGCAGATTCGACAGCGATATTTGTTCCAGGTTAAGATGAACTGA